The nucleotide window AAGACGGTCTGACTCATGTGCAACGCATGGCCAAGCGGGGGGAACAGAAAAACCGCCACGATGTTATAGAGGAAGATAGTCGCCGTCGCGAACGCCACGTCGCCGCCGTCGGCTTCGATGATCGGGGCGATCGCCGCAATCGCCGATGCGCCGCAGATCGACGTGCCCGCTGCCACGAGCATGCGGATGTTGAATCCGATGCGCATCAGAGATCCGAGCAGCAGACCGCCCAAGAGCCCTGCAGCAAGCGAGCCCGCGAGCACCGGAAGACTCGAAGCGCCGGCGCGCCAAAGTAGGGCAAGATTCAGGCCGAAACCGAGTAAGACGATGCCCGCCTGCAGCAACGTGCGAGCGGCGAATGCAACGCCTCGGTTGAGCGCCGACGCGGCCACGAATCCCCGCACCAGGATGCCGAATGCGATCGCAAAAATGGGCGCACCAACCACCGGGTAGCGCGAACCCAATATCGCTGCCAACGCCGCGAGCGCAATGGACAAGAGTAGACCCGGCATGAGTGTGCGAAGCGAGGTCATTTCGGCCATTGCGTTCGGGTTCGCAGCCTTGGAAGCCCGCACCGAGGCGTGCTACATCCGTAGCAGGCGATTCGAGGGGCATTCAGCGCCGGCGGCAAACCCTTTTGCAAACTGTTCCTCTAAGCCACTTGGAGGGTGCCTTCGTGTCCGAGAGCAGCCACATCAACGACGAGCCGGAGACGCCCGCGGAAGTAAGCCGCCGAAAGTTCATGGCGCAGATGACCGTCGTCGCCGGAAGCCTCGTGGGAATCGGCGTTGCAATTCCCGTGCTGGCCGGGTTGGTGCCTTCGAAGGACGTGCTCGACGCGGGCAAGCCGCAGTGGTATCCGCTCAACGCGGATGAGTTCGCGCAGTTCGAACAGGCGGCCGCCGATCCGATGAAGATCACGTTCACCAAGAAGACGGTTGACGGTTATCTTCAAGACGTCGGCGATGAGTACGTCTGGGGCTTGCGGATGACGCCTGACCAAGAAGCACAGTTCAAATCGGATCGGCCCGATCTTTTCCAATCATCGAGCGGCGGCGTGAAATACACGGTTCCGGTCACGTACAAGAACATCGCTATCGTTCTATTCAGCCCCGTATGTCCGCACTTGGGCTGCCGCT belongs to Candidatus Eremiobacteraceae bacterium and includes:
- a CDS encoding ubiquinol-cytochrome c reductase iron-sulfur subunit; this translates as MSESSHINDEPETPAEVSRRKFMAQMTVVAGSLVGIGVAIPVLAGLVPSKDVLDAGKPQWYPLNADEFAQFEQAAADPMKITFTKKTVDGYLQDVGDEYVWGLRMTPDQEAQFKSDRPDLFQSSSGGVKYTVPVTYKNIAIVLFSPVCPHLGCRFNWLKDQQMFLCPCHGSTYTKFGKHEAGPANRGLDPLPFQDKSGVAEVTWINYDETTADRIVLSYT
- a CDS encoding putative sulfate exporter family transporter codes for the protein MAEMTSLRTLMPGLLLSIALAALAAILGSRYPVVGAPIFAIAFGILVRGFVAASALNRGVAFAARTLLQAGIVLLGFGLNLALLWRAGASSLPVLAGSLAAGLLGGLLLGSLMRIGFNIRMLVAAGTSICGASAIAAIAPIIEADGGDVAFATATIFLYNIVAVFLFPPLGHALHMSQTV